The following proteins are encoded in a genomic region of Haloarcula marina:
- the rhcF gene encoding 2,4-diketo-3-deoxy-L-rhamnonate hydrolase (part of the rhamnose catabolism pathway): protein MQFVRYTTGSAPQWGVRRDDDIVPLAGLREDVSYQQLTDAGFLRVVEDAVDAMADHAIPAAEAKLLAPVPRPGKIVCVGLNYHDHAEEQDEEVPEKPLLFGKAATSVTNPGDPIVHPAELDEVDFEVELGVVIGRTAKDVSAEEARDYVAGYTAVNDVSGRDAQFDDGQFFRGKSYDTFAPMGPTLVPDEHLDPTELDVACRVNGETMQSSNTEEFIFGVDEVVEYISGFTTLRPGDVISTGTPGGVGIFRDPPELLEPGDSVDVEIEGIGTLTNHVVADRD from the coding sequence ATGCAGTTCGTTCGCTACACCACTGGCAGTGCCCCGCAGTGGGGCGTCCGCCGGGACGACGACATCGTCCCGTTGGCCGGACTCCGCGAAGACGTCTCGTACCAACAACTGACCGACGCCGGATTCCTCCGCGTCGTCGAAGACGCCGTCGACGCGATGGCCGACCACGCAATACCCGCCGCGGAGGCGAAACTGCTCGCCCCTGTCCCGCGCCCGGGGAAAATCGTCTGCGTGGGGCTGAACTATCACGACCACGCAGAGGAACAGGACGAAGAGGTCCCCGAGAAACCGCTGCTGTTCGGGAAGGCGGCCACGTCGGTCACCAACCCCGGCGACCCCATCGTCCATCCTGCGGAACTCGATGAAGTCGACTTCGAGGTGGAACTCGGCGTCGTCATCGGCCGCACTGCCAAGGACGTTTCGGCAGAGGAAGCCCGCGACTACGTCGCCGGGTACACCGCCGTCAACGACGTGAGCGGGCGGGATGCGCAGTTCGACGACGGCCAGTTCTTCCGCGGAAAGAGCTACGACACGTTCGCGCCGATGGGGCCGACGCTCGTTCCCGACGAGCATCTCGACCCCACAGAGTTGGACGTGGCCTGCCGCGTCAACGGCGAGACGATGCAGTCTTCGAACACCGAGGAGTTCATCTTCGGCGTCGACGAAGTCGTCGAGTACATCAGCGGGTTTACGACGCTTCGGCCGGGCGACGTCATCTCGACGGGTACCCCCGGCGGCGTCGGCATCTTCCGCGACCCGCCCGAACTGCTCGAACCCGGCGACAGCGTGGACGTCGAAATCGAGGGTATCGGCACGCTGACCAACCACGTCGTCGCCGACCGGGACTGA
- a CDS encoding IclR family transcriptional regulator, whose product MSNDVPVNAAKVSLEIVEILRERDGAGVSEVAQELDKPTSTVHDHLRTLEREQYLIKEGDQYHVSTRFLQLGDQARSRKKVFNIARPEVDELAEKTGEHSNLMIEEHGLGVFLYRARGPDAVQLDTHAGMRVPLQTTALGKTIMAFRPRTEVEAIVDRHGLPKITPRTIADEDELYETLDEVRERGYAYDDEERVKGMRCIAAPIMNQNDRAIAAVSVSGPKSRMQGERFTDEIPAQILRSANVIEVNLTYS is encoded by the coding sequence ATGAGCAACGATGTCCCAGTCAATGCGGCGAAGGTGTCGCTGGAGATAGTGGAGATACTCCGCGAACGCGACGGGGCTGGCGTCTCGGAGGTCGCACAAGAACTCGACAAGCCGACGAGCACCGTTCACGACCACCTCCGGACGCTCGAACGGGAGCAGTACCTCATCAAGGAGGGGGACCAGTACCACGTGAGCACCCGGTTCCTGCAACTCGGTGACCAAGCCCGCTCCCGAAAGAAGGTGTTCAACATCGCTCGCCCCGAGGTGGACGAACTGGCCGAAAAAACGGGGGAGCACTCGAATCTCATGATAGAGGAACACGGCCTCGGCGTCTTCCTCTATCGGGCGCGCGGCCCCGATGCGGTCCAACTCGACACGCACGCCGGGATGCGGGTCCCCCTCCAAACGACTGCGCTTGGGAAGACGATAATGGCGTTCCGTCCGCGGACGGAAGTCGAGGCCATCGTCGACAGACACGGTCTTCCGAAAATCACCCCCCGAACCATCGCCGACGAGGACGAACTGTACGAGACGCTCGACGAGGTCAGAGAGCGCGGGTACGCGTACGACGACGAGGAACGCGTCAAGGGGATGCGGTGTATCGCCGCCCCGATAATGAACCAGAACGACCGCGCTATCGCGGCCGTGAGTGTCTCCGGGCCGAAGAGTCGAATGCAGGGCGAGCGATTCACCGACGAGATTCCCGCGCAGATTCTGCGCAGTGCGAACGTCATCGAGGTGAACCTGACGTACTCGTAG
- a CDS encoding ABC transporter substrate-binding protein encodes MPERTLRTQAASTVDILHHFVGRDQQAMDALLETVRRNVPDANVRQRTNPNVSLQGKVDILRGKPPSILETWPGRNLEPYIDADVVADISPMWEAAGYTETYFDRAKDAVRFDSTYRAIPTNMQRQNNLFFNRAVVERAGVNPSSITDVAALVTALESVEDETDAAGLLVPQKRPWPSLDVWDMLVLSHGTADAYDRLFRGDDPQRDGNLVREALSSLATLASFVPDDALYDDWQAGLDRFVDGEAAFFAMGDWAGGVLKNRDGFDYGTDWGCVAFPGTTQTFQLVMDAFLMPSTATNTETTEDVLRHVGSATAIERFTRTRGALPPREDVSLDRFSPFFRDQMDAYRSARNHVDATRGLGIAPDQRVGVLTAIATFLSEGDVDATATQILTALDREK; translated from the coding sequence ATGCCCGAGCGAACACTGCGGACCCAGGCGGCATCGACAGTCGACATCTTGCACCACTTCGTCGGTCGCGACCAACAGGCGATGGACGCGCTCCTCGAAACTGTCCGACGGAATGTCCCCGACGCGAACGTGAGACAGCGGACGAATCCGAACGTGAGCCTCCAGGGGAAGGTCGACATCCTCCGCGGCAAGCCACCGAGCATACTGGAGACGTGGCCCGGTCGCAACCTCGAACCGTACATCGACGCCGACGTCGTCGCCGACATCTCCCCGATGTGGGAGGCGGCGGGCTACACGGAAACGTACTTCGACCGCGCGAAGGACGCGGTCAGGTTCGACAGCACCTATCGGGCGATTCCGACCAACATGCAGCGCCAGAACAATCTCTTTTTCAACCGCGCTGTCGTCGAGCGCGCCGGTGTCAATCCGTCGTCGATTACCGACGTCGCTGCGCTCGTGACGGCGTTGGAATCCGTCGAAGACGAAACCGACGCGGCGGGCCTCCTCGTGCCGCAGAAACGCCCGTGGCCGTCGCTGGACGTGTGGGACATGCTCGTGTTGAGCCACGGGACCGCCGACGCGTACGACCGCCTGTTCCGCGGCGACGACCCGCAGCGCGACGGGAACCTCGTCCGCGAGGCGCTGTCGTCGCTGGCGACCCTCGCCTCGTTCGTCCCCGACGACGCGCTGTACGACGACTGGCAGGCCGGTCTGGACCGGTTCGTCGACGGCGAGGCCGCCTTCTTCGCGATGGGCGACTGGGCGGGCGGCGTCCTCAAGAACCGCGACGGATTCGACTACGGGACCGACTGGGGCTGTGTCGCGTTTCCCGGGACGACCCAGACGTTCCAGTTGGTGATGGACGCGTTCCTCATGCCCTCGACTGCGACGAATACCGAGACGACCGAGGACGTGCTTCGGCATGTCGGTTCAGCGACGGCCATCGAGCGCTTCACACGGACCCGCGGCGCGCTTCCACCGCGCGAGGACGTCTCGCTCGACCGCTTCTCGCCGTTCTTTCGGGACCAGATGGACGCCTACCGCTCGGCGAGGAACCACGTCGACGCGACCCGCGGACTCGGAATCGCCCCCGACCAGCGTGTCGGCGTGCTGACGGCGATAGCGACGTTCCTGTCCGAAGGGGACGTGGACGCGACGGCGACGCAGATACTGACCGCGCTCGACCGCGAGAAGTAG
- a CDS encoding LLM class flavin-dependent oxidoreductase produces the protein MSDISFEYNVPVFAGAPDAGDDEPVHRDTPEYEALDWETTKEGILLAEELGFDAAWAPDHLMLGRNRAEYECWTLLSAMAGFTDEMNIGSLVLCNDYRNPALVAKMAATLDVISDGRLELGLGAGWHEPEYDAYGWEYRDGFERLMRLDESIRLMKRMWDAGGDGASFDGDHYQIEDAACAPTPVQDPHPPILVGGQGEQVTLKLVAKHADVWNTDVFNGDVDTLNHKIGVIEDHCDTVGRDPDDIEYSWDGHVICTRDEEKFDHLVDLMTPIQFEAEYQDQAPIRTAEDAREFFVMGTPEECAEAIESRIDAGVTKFQCWFVDFPDTSGMELFADEVMPEFR, from the coding sequence ATGTCGGACATCAGTTTCGAGTACAACGTCCCCGTCTTCGCCGGTGCGCCAGATGCTGGCGACGACGAACCCGTCCACCGGGACACGCCGGAGTACGAGGCGCTCGACTGGGAGACGACCAAGGAGGGCATCCTGCTCGCCGAGGAACTGGGCTTCGACGCCGCGTGGGCGCCCGACCACCTGATGCTCGGACGGAATCGAGCGGAGTACGAGTGCTGGACGCTCCTGTCGGCGATGGCCGGATTCACCGACGAGATGAACATCGGGTCGCTCGTCCTCTGTAACGACTACCGCAACCCCGCGCTGGTCGCGAAGATGGCGGCGACGCTGGACGTCATCTCCGACGGTCGCCTCGAACTCGGTCTGGGCGCGGGATGGCACGAACCCGAATACGACGCGTACGGCTGGGAGTACCGCGACGGGTTCGAGCGCCTGATGCGCTTGGACGAGTCGATTCGGCTGATGAAGCGGATGTGGGACGCCGGCGGCGACGGCGCGAGTTTCGACGGCGACCACTACCAAATCGAGGACGCGGCCTGTGCCCCGACGCCCGTCCAAGACCCGCACCCGCCGATTCTGGTCGGCGGGCAGGGAGAGCAAGTGACGCTGAAACTCGTCGCGAAGCACGCCGACGTGTGGAACACGGACGTGTTCAACGGCGACGTTGACACGCTGAACCACAAAATCGGTGTCATCGAAGACCACTGCGACACGGTCGGCCGCGACCCGGACGACATCGAGTACTCGTGGGACGGTCACGTCATCTGCACGCGCGACGAGGAGAAGTTCGACCACCTCGTCGACCTGATGACGCCCATCCAGTTCGAAGCGGAGTATCAGGACCAAGCGCCGATTCGCACCGCCGAGGACGCCCGGGAGTTCTTCGTCATGGGGACGCCCGAGGAGTGCGCCGAGGCCATCGAGTCACGTATCGACGCCGGCGTCACGAAGTTCCAGTGCTGGTTCGTCGACTTCCCCGACACCAGCGGGATGGAACTGTTCGCCGACGAGGTCATGCCGGAGTTCCGATAG
- the rhcD gene encoding L-rhamnonate dehydratase (part of the rhamnose catabolism pathway), with the protein MEITDVSATKVSNESWGEFIEFPLVTIMSKYDEYRNVDGENPQARRKWMGPVGDVVVEVETDAGITGVGVGNWGSGAIATVVEETLSKLVVGEDPMRREHLWEQMYRATLPFGRKGVAVMAISAVDQALWDIAGKETGKPVYELLGGPTKDEIPAYASNLHPVDMEKLEREAIQYAEAGFDAMKLRFLHGPEDGRAGMKKNEEIVKTVRDAVGDEIDIAGDAYMGWSVKYAKKMTQRLAKYDMAWVEEPVIADDIDGYAEVREAAPMPISGGEHEFTRWGHEELLEREAVDILQPDVGRVGGITEMKKVADMAEVHDVPVIPHAGTNPTLHAIAGHTNMPMAEYFPIPEWFQEQQEEQESTYADAIFQNPPSPEDGSIPLPDEPGVSTELNHEALEHFAIE; encoded by the coding sequence ATGGAGATTACAGACGTTTCAGCGACGAAAGTCAGCAACGAATCGTGGGGCGAGTTCATCGAATTTCCCCTCGTCACCATCATGTCGAAGTACGACGAGTACCGCAACGTCGACGGCGAGAACCCCCAGGCCCGCCGGAAGTGGATGGGACCGGTGGGCGACGTGGTCGTCGAAGTCGAGACCGACGCGGGCATCACCGGTGTCGGCGTCGGCAACTGGGGTAGCGGCGCTATCGCTACCGTCGTCGAAGAGACACTCTCGAAACTCGTCGTCGGTGAAGACCCGATGCGCCGCGAGCACCTCTGGGAGCAGATGTACCGCGCGACGCTCCCCTTCGGGCGAAAAGGCGTCGCCGTCATGGCCATCAGCGCCGTCGACCAAGCCCTGTGGGACATCGCCGGCAAAGAGACCGGGAAACCGGTCTACGAACTGCTCGGCGGTCCCACCAAAGACGAGATTCCCGCCTACGCGTCCAACCTCCACCCCGTCGACATGGAGAAACTCGAACGCGAGGCAATCCAGTACGCCGAGGCTGGCTTCGACGCGATGAAGTTGCGCTTCCTCCACGGTCCCGAGGACGGCCGCGCGGGTATGAAGAAGAACGAGGAAATCGTCAAGACCGTGCGGGACGCCGTCGGCGACGAAATCGACATCGCCGGGGATGCCTACATGGGCTGGTCGGTAAAGTACGCGAAGAAGATGACCCAGCGCCTCGCGAAGTACGACATGGCGTGGGTCGAGGAACCGGTCATCGCCGACGACATCGACGGCTACGCCGAAGTCCGGGAGGCCGCGCCGATGCCCATCTCCGGCGGCGAACACGAGTTCACGCGGTGGGGCCACGAGGAACTGCTCGAACGGGAAGCCGTCGACATCCTCCAGCCAGACGTGGGTCGCGTCGGCGGTATCACCGAGATGAAAAAGGTCGCTGACATGGCGGAAGTCCACGATGTGCCGGTCATCCCCCACGCCGGGACGAACCCGACGCTGCACGCCATCGCCGGGCACACCAACATGCCGATGGCCGAGTACTTCCCCATCCCCGAGTGGTTCCAAGAGCAGCAGGAAGAGCAGGAGTCGACGTACGCCGACGCCATCTTCCAGAATCCGCCCTCGCCCGAAGACGGGTCGATACCGCTACCCGACGAACCCGGCGTCAGCACGGAACTGAACCACGAGGCACTGGAACACTTCGCCATCGAGTGA
- the rhcE gene encoding 2-keto-3-deoxy-L-rhamnonate dehydrogenase (part of the rhamnose catabolism pathway), with product MKAIVQTGPRSVEIQEREKPTIAPDEVLVKVHTAGLCGSDAHAYKYDGGYEWIPIPRIMGHEYSGEVVAVGDAVDGYAEGDKIIEEPIHDCGHCFQCKNGQENVCQNFSITGMHRDGAYAEYVAVAPEHLHVVPDGVPLRHAAITEPTSIATRAVLEQSVTTPGDNVLVEGPGPIGVLVAAVADSLGANVVVSGLDQDAAYRLPLLDDLGIETVNAQSTDLGDVAEDHTGGIGFDVVFDSTGHHSGIVTANDHVRKGGQVVVVGIPNAASEVTLTSTVRGEVDINTSYGSTWTNFEQALRLMERGEIAVDEIVDTSYGMEDPQDAFEAFLASETCKPVFQFS from the coding sequence ATGAAAGCAATCGTCCAGACAGGACCCCGGTCCGTCGAGATACAGGAACGAGAGAAACCGACGATAGCGCCCGACGAAGTGCTCGTCAAAGTCCACACGGCGGGCCTGTGCGGCAGCGACGCGCACGCGTATAAGTACGACGGCGGCTACGAGTGGATACCCATCCCGCGAATCATGGGTCACGAGTACTCCGGCGAAGTCGTCGCTGTCGGCGACGCCGTCGACGGGTACGCCGAAGGCGACAAGATAATCGAGGAACCGATTCACGACTGCGGGCACTGCTTCCAGTGTAAGAACGGCCAGGAGAACGTCTGCCAGAACTTCTCCATCACGGGGATGCACCGCGACGGAGCGTACGCAGAGTACGTCGCTGTCGCGCCGGAACACCTCCACGTCGTCCCCGACGGCGTCCCCCTTCGGCACGCCGCCATTACCGAACCGACGAGCATCGCCACGCGCGCGGTGCTCGAACAGTCGGTGACGACGCCGGGCGACAACGTCCTCGTGGAGGGGCCCGGTCCCATCGGCGTCCTCGTCGCCGCCGTCGCGGACTCGCTCGGCGCGAACGTCGTCGTCTCCGGGCTCGACCAAGACGCCGCCTATCGCCTGCCCCTGCTCGACGACCTCGGAATCGAGACAGTCAACGCCCAGTCGACAGACCTCGGCGACGTGGCCGAGGACCACACCGGCGGCATCGGGTTCGACGTGGTGTTCGACTCGACCGGTCACCACTCGGGTATCGTCACGGCGAACGACCACGTCCGCAAGGGCGGACAAGTGGTCGTCGTCGGCATCCCGAACGCGGCCAGCGAGGTGACGCTCACCTCGACGGTGCGCGGAGAAGTCGATATCAACACCTCCTACGGGTCGACGTGGACGAACTTCGAGCAGGCGCTTCGCCTGATGGAGCGCGGCGAAATCGCCGTCGACGAAATCGTCGACACCTCGTACGGGATGGAGGACCCGCAGGACGCCTTCGAAGCGTTCCTCGCCTCCGAGACCTGCAAACCGGTCTTCCAGTTCAGCTAA
- a CDS encoding ABC transporter ATP-binding protein, with the protein MTHLELDSVTKVFGDPEKDGVVAVNDLHIDVPDGEFLVLLGPSGCGKTTTLRMIGGLEDPTEGEVRFDGTVVNDVKARNRDVAMVFQDFALYPHMTVRENLGFGLKREDNGMSDDEIDSRVTDVAEMLEIEELLNNKPSQLSGGQKQRVALGRAIIREPRMFLFDEPLANLDAKLRKTMRTEIDELQSEVGITSAYVTHNQEEAMTIADKIAVLNNGQLQQLGTPDQVFNEPSNLFVAQFVGSPDMNLFDGTLSDAGDAYRVDMDTTTFDIPKALVEGEITADEVLVGFRPQDLYQVRNRATDGPEFDTEVRVVEPVGTEAIVHGTSFLGDVTAKIGTFHDLEPNDQMTLTIAPEHVYLFDANTEKLLKGRLVSERSENEASADSVEA; encoded by the coding sequence ATGACACACCTAGAGTTAGATAGTGTCACGAAAGTGTTCGGCGACCCCGAGAAAGACGGCGTCGTCGCTGTAAACGACCTGCACATCGACGTTCCGGACGGCGAGTTCCTCGTCTTGCTCGGGCCGTCTGGCTGTGGGAAGACGACGACACTCCGGATGATTGGCGGCCTCGAAGACCCGACCGAGGGCGAAGTCCGATTCGACGGCACCGTCGTCAACGACGTGAAAGCGCGTAACCGCGACGTGGCGATGGTGTTCCAAGACTTCGCGCTGTACCCGCACATGACCGTCCGGGAGAACCTGGGCTTCGGTCTCAAACGCGAGGACAACGGGATGTCCGACGACGAAATCGACAGCCGCGTCACCGATGTCGCCGAGATGCTCGAAATCGAGGAACTACTCAACAACAAACCGTCACAGCTCTCCGGCGGCCAGAAACAGCGCGTCGCGCTCGGGCGGGCCATCATCCGAGAGCCGCGAATGTTCCTGTTCGACGAGCCACTGGCGAACTTGGACGCGAAACTCCGGAAGACGATGCGGACCGAAATCGACGAACTCCAGTCGGAAGTCGGTATCACGTCGGCGTACGTCACGCACAACCAAGAGGAGGCGATGACCATCGCCGACAAAATCGCCGTCCTCAACAACGGCCAACTCCAGCAACTCGGCACGCCCGACCAGGTGTTCAACGAGCCATCGAACCTCTTCGTCGCGCAGTTCGTCGGCAGCCCCGACATGAACCTCTTCGACGGGACGCTCAGCGACGCTGGCGACGCGTACCGCGTGGACATGGACACGACGACCTTCGACATCCCGAAGGCACTGGTCGAGGGGGAGATAACCGCCGACGAGGTGCTCGTCGGCTTCCGTCCCCAGGACCTGTACCAGGTCCGGAACCGAGCCACCGACGGTCCGGAGTTCGACACCGAAGTGCGCGTCGTCGAACCGGTCGGCACAGAGGCTATCGTTCACGGGACCTCGTTCCTCGGCGACGTGACAGCGAAAATCGGTACCTTCCACGACCTCGAACCGAACGACCAGATGACGCTCACCATCGCGCCCGAGCACGTCTACCTGTTCGACGCGAACACGGAGAAACTGCTCAAAGGGCGACTGGTCAGCGAGCGGAGCGAGAACGAAGCGTCGGCCGACAGCGTCGAAGCGTGA
- a CDS encoding carbohydrate ABC transporter permease: protein MATQDSDPTAEFRKNQSWLYDSKAGGYVRKTAIGLLTLVIGVFVLFPLYWMVVTAFKTTAEIQQIPPTVFPEDFSLEGFRLVIESSIQAGGYAGLVQNLFGITVTSAIDINLLGLVVSSLKVAVGAGVIAVVLGTGASYVLSRREFRGKNLLMSLLLASLMFPGTAIMVPEWELISWLGLFNTHLALILIYGAMTAPFVVWLMKGFFDDFPDSIIEASRIDQCTPFETFWYVLVPMARNSLIASFIFAFLLAWNELVFALTLLDNSKFTVPPGLLTFVQGFNTQWNVVAAASIIVSIPVLAGLAYIQRYFVQGLTGGAIKG, encoded by the coding sequence ATGGCGACACAAGACTCAGACCCGACGGCGGAGTTCCGGAAGAATCAGTCGTGGCTCTACGACTCGAAAGCGGGCGGGTACGTCAGGAAGACGGCCATCGGCCTCCTGACGCTCGTCATCGGCGTGTTCGTGCTGTTCCCGCTCTATTGGATGGTCGTGACCGCGTTCAAGACGACGGCGGAGATTCAACAGATTCCGCCGACGGTGTTCCCCGAGGACTTCTCGCTCGAAGGGTTTAGACTCGTCATCGAGTCGTCGATACAAGCGGGCGGGTACGCGGGACTGGTCCAGAACCTGTTCGGTATCACGGTCACGTCGGCCATCGACATCAACCTGCTCGGTCTCGTCGTCAGCAGTCTGAAGGTCGCTGTCGGGGCGGGCGTCATCGCCGTCGTCCTCGGCACGGGGGCGTCGTACGTCCTCTCGCGCCGCGAGTTCCGCGGAAAGAACCTACTGATGAGCCTCTTGCTGGCGTCGCTGATGTTCCCCGGGACCGCCATCATGGTCCCCGAGTGGGAACTCATCTCGTGGCTCGGTCTGTTCAACACGCACCTCGCGCTCATCCTCATCTACGGCGCGATGACCGCGCCGTTCGTCGTCTGGCTGATGAAGGGGTTCTTCGACGACTTCCCCGACTCCATCATCGAGGCGTCGCGCATCGACCAGTGTACCCCCTTCGAGACGTTCTGGTACGTGCTCGTTCCGATGGCGCGCAACTCGCTCATCGCGTCGTTCATCTTCGCGTTCCTCCTCGCGTGGAACGAGTTGGTGTTCGCGCTGACGCTGCTCGACAACTCGAAGTTCACCGTCCCGCCGGGACTGCTGACCTTCGTGCAGGGGTTCAACACGCAGTGGAACGTGGTCGCCGCGGCGTCCATCATCGTCTCGATTCCGGTGCTCGCCGGGTTGGCCTACATCCAGCGCTACTTCGTGCAGGGGCTGACCGGCGGCGCAATCAAGGGGTAA
- a CDS encoding carbohydrate ABC transporter permease, with translation MSYVDQAQSSYENATKHIPEGVKVYLPILPVMALVGVFILYPIAQAIYSSFFAKSLLRPDQAEFVGVANYVEIWTDPDIHQVLWNTFVWVTVGSLAAIVLGFLMGWLLDEKLPYTSVASAIVLIPWVLPRVVGASIWQFMFGGSQGIVNELLVQMGLIDEYIVMLGSSDLSLWPPIIGMIWRLAPLFALLTLTSLQGIDEHLYEAARMDGATPWEQFRYITIPMMKYNLAIGFLLMLIYNVRNFSMVWVMTKGGPGVSSSTLPVMIYRAAFIDFEVGFASALSVMLFVVLLVFSYYYIQFYDKVQGEM, from the coding sequence ATGAGTTACGTAGACCAGGCACAGTCGTCGTACGAGAACGCGACCAAGCACATCCCAGAGGGCGTCAAGGTGTATCTCCCGATACTGCCGGTGATGGCGCTGGTGGGTGTGTTCATTCTCTACCCCATCGCACAGGCGATTTACTCCAGTTTCTTCGCCAAGAGCCTCCTCCGGCCCGACCAAGCGGAGTTCGTCGGCGTCGCGAACTACGTCGAGATTTGGACGGACCCGGACATCCATCAGGTCCTCTGGAACACGTTCGTCTGGGTGACCGTCGGCAGTCTGGCGGCCATCGTTCTCGGCTTCCTGATGGGATGGCTTCTAGACGAAAAGCTCCCGTACACGAGCGTCGCGAGCGCCATCGTGCTGATTCCGTGGGTCCTCCCGCGGGTGGTCGGCGCGTCGATTTGGCAGTTCATGTTCGGTGGCTCGCAGGGTATCGTCAACGAACTGCTGGTGCAGATGGGTCTCATCGACGAGTACATCGTCATGCTGGGGTCGTCGGACCTCTCGCTGTGGCCGCCCATCATCGGGATGATTTGGCGGCTGGCGCCGCTGTTCGCGCTGTTGACGCTGACCTCGTTGCAGGGTATCGACGAACACCTCTACGAGGCCGCGCGGATGGACGGCGCGACGCCGTGGGAGCAGTTCCGCTACATCACCATCCCGATGATGAAGTACAACCTCGCCATCGGCTTCCTCCTGATGCTCATCTACAACGTCAGGAACTTCTCGATGGTGTGGGTGATGACCAAAGGTGGTCCGGGCGTCTCCAGTAGCACGCTCCCGGTCATGATCTACCGCGCGGCGTTCATCGACTTCGAAGTCGGGTTCGCCTCCGCGCTCTCGGTGATGCTGTTCGTCGTGTTGCTGGTGTTCTCGTACTACTACATCCAGTTCTACGACAAAGTCCAAGGTGAAATGTAA
- a CDS encoding ABC transporter substrate-binding protein, producing the protein MAAGLAGCGGGGGDGGSNGGGGGGSDGGSGDGGSGTQNLDFWLFGGIPAEREYISGNYDSYGTHNISYQHQEWGQKYQIIASAAANSNLPDVMAGQCQQIPDYVGAQAIQPLDQDAYADQLEEINSHFVQANIDTMVYEGLGETSGERQWGLPGGYADLGPFIDIRTDYLEQTSFDAPPRNWPELLQLGQEMQEIDEVSAAITAPGTDFGLTTGYFIGFVYANGGRYFDPETMEATVDQPGFVDAVKLYQDIAEAGLFPDSMAENNHIDAGRLLREGESGIFITYSHANAVYQTTGAPQPWLDGEGHTVTRAPLPDSPSGSFQPQDLLLQNAQGFMMGGGTASSAERDAAFDYISWWNQPEQLAPWTYSADADVGIRGRVPTLTSAFEDPSDLFMSQFGDLVTLYQDDDLFTRTSRFPSFSGIASMQSIINTQVIQPVVLGDATAEEACSNANSAIQEVVDDQIA; encoded by the coding sequence ATGGCTGCTGGCCTCGCTGGCTGTGGCGGGGGCGGCGGTGACGGCGGAAGTAACGGCGGCGGTGGCGGCGGAAGTGACGGCGGCAGCGGCGACGGTGGATCCGGTACGCAGAACCTCGACTTCTGGCTGTTCGGCGGGATTCCTGCCGAACGGGAGTACATCAGCGGCAACTACGACAGCTACGGGACCCACAACATCAGCTACCAGCACCAAGAGTGGGGCCAGAAGTACCAGATTATCGCCTCGGCGGCGGCCAACAGCAACCTCCCGGACGTGATGGCGGGCCAGTGCCAGCAGATTCCCGACTACGTCGGCGCGCAGGCGATTCAGCCGCTCGACCAAGACGCCTACGCCGACCAGCTGGAGGAGATTAACAGCCACTTCGTCCAGGCCAACATCGATACGATGGTCTACGAGGGCCTCGGTGAGACGAGCGGCGAGCGCCAGTGGGGCCTCCCCGGCGGCTACGCCGACCTCGGACCGTTCATCGACATCCGGACGGACTACCTCGAACAGACGAGCTTCGACGCGCCGCCTCGGAACTGGCCCGAACTCCTGCAACTCGGCCAAGAGATGCAGGAAATCGACGAAGTCTCGGCCGCTATCACCGCGCCGGGGACGGACTTCGGCCTGACGACCGGGTACTTCATCGGCTTCGTCTACGCCAACGGCGGCCGGTACTTCGACCCCGAGACGATGGAGGCCACCGTCGATCAACCCGGCTTCGTCGACGCCGTGAAGCTCTATCAGGACATCGCGGAAGCCGGCCTGTTCCCGGACTCGATGGCGGAGAACAACCACATCGACGCCGGGCGACTCCTCCGCGAGGGCGAGTCGGGTATCTTCATCACGTACTCCCACGCGAACGCCGTCTACCAGACGACCGGTGCGCCCCAGCCGTGGCTCGACGGCGAAGGTCACACGGTCACCCGCGCGCCTCTGCCGGACTCCCCGTCGGGGAGCTTCCAGCCTCAGGACCTGCTCCTGCAGAACGCACAGGGCTTCATGATGGGCGGCGGGACGGCCAGCAGCGCCGAGCGCGACGCCGCGTTCGACTACATCAGTTGGTGGAACCAGCCCGAACAACTCGCACCGTGGACGTACAGCGCGGACGCCGACGTGGGCATCCGCGGCCGCGTTCCGACGCTCACGAGCGCGTTCGAGGACCCGAGCGACCTGTTCATGAGCCAGTTCGGCGACCTCGTCACGCTGTACCAGGACGACGACCTGTTCACGCGAACCTCGCGGTTCCCGTCGTTCTCGGGCATCGCCTCGATGCAGAGCATCATCAACACGCAGGTCATCCAGCCCGTCGTGCTGGGTGATGCGACGGCTGAAGAAGCCTGTAGCAACGCCAACTCCGCCATTCAGGAAGTCGTCGACGACCAGATCGCCTGA